In Phragmites australis chromosome 18, lpPhrAust1.1, whole genome shotgun sequence, the genomic window ACATTTCAATTTTCCAATAGAGTTTTCACAAATTAGTAACCTCGGGCATCCAATTGGGTTTGAAACAATATTATAAAGTTTTGTAATAATCTTCCTGTCATCGTCTCATTGATGGAGTTTTGTGGTAGTAAAAGGTGCTCAAGACAAGGTAGAAATGTGGGGCGTCTAATCATTGGAAATAATGTCACAATCCATGGGATTTACTGGGAAAGACACGTATGTCGAGTCCCGAAAGTTTGCTCATCATTTTCTACAGACCTATTCTTGATATCAATTCGAAGGTACATCTAATGTTGTAACCGAAAACTTTAGCAAGCACTTTACAGATAATTGATGGTGTAAAACTTCTGGAGTTAAAACAAAGAGAATGAGATTGCCGCGCTGACTTGCGAGGGAATGGATAGCACGGGCTCTGTTCTTTACCATCCAGCAAAGATTCATGGCATGGAGGCTCCTACATTAGCTGCTTCCAGATTTAAGTGCGTTACTGAGCCTGCAATTATAACCAACCAGATTTAGTTGCTTCCGCTAATGATGTCTCCATGTGTCCCAATCATGAAGTAAATGCATAGGCATGATTTTAGAATTATTATACAGAACTGTAGTTTGATCATAGGATGTGGACAGAACAGCCAGTACTTAAAACGTGGGAAGACTTATATTATATGTTAATATAAATGACTTATTAAAGACATGTAGTCATATCTTACCAGATTATCGAGCAGAAATTTCATTTACGAAAGGAAAATTTCACACAACTTAGACTTACCAGTCCAAACCTTCAAAAAGTCCCTCTCCTTTTATGGCAGATGTTTTAAAAATGGCCCATTGGCGGCTCTTGATCTTGTGGAGTTCTAATGACTCTGTTATGGCAGCATCATCGAGTGCACCTGGAAGATCCTGCATAAAAACAACCAACATGTGAAACAAAATGCGAAAAACCACACGAGATACAGTAAACTATGGCAAATGTCTACTGGAAATATCAGTACACATGTTGAGTGGTACACGCAGCAGCTATAGAATAAATCCTATTTAAACAATTTGATAAGAGTGCAGATTACATGGATCAACCAATTGCTCCAACGTGTAACTATGAAGATGCCCAAAACCTTTGAAACAAATATTATAGGTACACCTCATATAAACTTATAGTGGAGCAGGGCATTATTTTATTACAAAAAGAAAAGTACATTTTATGAACAAGTAAAAAATAGCTAGTAACATTTTGTATGCATAACAGTGCTGGGGACTGCGTCAACATTCATGTTATCATATGCAaagaaatatatacatacaacaCATTTTTTATAATCATGAAAACGACCAAATTCACAACAGTGCAAGAAATTTAAAATGTATATTTTCTTACCTGTTTATTTGCATATACAAGGACGACTGCACCTTTTAGCTCATCCTCCTGCCAGGTAAAGGCATGCATCCAATCAGCAAGTGTAACAAATTGAAGGGCAACTCGTACATACTAATCTTGTCATAAAAAACATTAAGATCGTAAAAATCATTAAGATATTCAATTAGTACAGCTTAAATGGCCTGCTAACACTATAATATTTCGAgttccaaaatatcaaaattacAAATAAATCAAGTGTGGGCTCCAGAATGCACAAACAAGTGTTCAAAATTAAAAGTAAATATTCTAAAAACAAAATGATGTTAAGTGGTACTATATCAAGCAGCATAACCAATGTCACCGGCATAATGGCATGAATTGCTTTATTTGCTTCTATTGTTGTCTTGTGAATGGATGCAGAAAAGATACTTGTTATTTACAACAGAGCTGTTGAATTCAGAATTAAGCTACTAAAAGCAGGTTCAGTTTGCAAATCACAAAATGACCAAATAATCTTCTAACAGGTCAATATGAGCTTCAGAATGCATAAACAAGTGATCAGAGTTAAGTAGAATATTCTAAAAATGAAATGATGTTAAGCGCTACTGTATCAAGCAGTACAACCAAAACCACACACATTAATTGCTTTATttccttttgttgtttttttatgaaTGGATGCTCAAAAGATCCTTGTTATTTACAGTGGAGCAGTTGAGTTCATAACCTACAAAAGGCAGGTTCAGTTTGCAAGTAACAAAATGTCCAGACAATCTTCCAACGTTCAGCAAATTTATTCACCGCCTTGAGATGCATTGCATAAAATACACATACATATGGCTGTCATCAACTTATTCATTGAATATAAGAAACAAGTCACATGCTACAGTATGCAATCAGCATGAATGATCATTATATTCATTAGTGATATATgttaagatatattttaaaatttcctCTCAGAAAATGGCTAGAATTATTGAATTTCCTTCACACAAAGCCAGGAAAAGTATTTCATAAATGAGAGGCCCTCATGCACTGCAGGACATTACCTCAAGGATGGCATGGAATTCTTCTTTTGCCGTTACAAGTCTATCTGTATCGCTTGAATCAACAACATATATGATAGCTTGGGTGTTTGGAAAGTAGCACCTCCAGTATGGCCTAAAAATGCACTCATGATAAACACATTAATGGAAATTTAAATACATTAGTTCGTTAACAGAAAATTAAATGCatcatgccaaaaaaaaaatggttccTAGTTCTGATATTATAATGATGCAGGATTGGCAATGAAAATCCTAACTGGTTGAAAACCAGGAAGCGTCTCAAGCTTCAAGAGAATTCATGCCATGCCTTAAACACTTCTTCCAACACTCAGAAgtgaaaaagataaataaaCTGTTACAGTACTTATACTAAACTATTACAATACTTGTACTCCCctggagtttttttaaaatatgcaTGGAAAAGAGTACAAAAACAAATTAGCAGTAACTGAGGATGATATTAGTTAGGAATCCAGACGTGCATGGAGAGTTTCAGTGTATAAAATATCAaatcttgttcacatttcagaGCTAATTCTACAATTTGGTTACGGAATTCAACTAGACCACATTTTGAAGATTGATCAGATCAGCTTCATTTGGACTAGTTAATAATTCATCGCCTATCAACACCACTATACATAATTATATTATGAATGTTGTACCACCGAATTATATATGACCCAAGGCCAAACCCTAACAACTCTTGGGATCACTGTCTGACTGTCCATATCATGTCACAAGAATTGACCTAAAAACATTACATCCAAGACAACCACAATGTACTatcatacaacaacaacaacaaagccttagtcccaagcaagttggggtaggctagagatgaaacccacaagatccaactaaaaaaagatgatgataaaacaaTAATAAAGTAGAGTAGGAAAACCCACAATGTACTATCTTATACATGAAACCCACATGTACTATCATATAGTAGTAAAACCCCAGGCCAGGCTTCCATGCCAAAAACTAGAGTAGGAATTAGGAATTACATTTTTAGCTTCTAAAAACCTTTAGGATTCTATCTTAAAAAccttaatttttattaaaaatactgTTCTTACAGCCTCATGATTTAGCTTGTGGAAACTGAAGTGACAGGGTATAATCAGGCTATCTTTTGCACCAATTACTTACAGATAATCAAAATGAAAAATTAGTAATGTAATACTTCTGTTAGAAGGTTGTTTTTATCAAGGACTAAATAAATGAATAGAACATTCACGTCATGAGTGACTGTCAAGAGTTTAATAGTGATAAAGAGTGGGTACCTGATGCTTGTTTGACCTCCTGTCGAGAAGAAAGTAGGTGTTAATACTCAAAGATAGATATTgacctcaaaaaaaaaactcaaagatAGATATTTTAAACGACCAGAAAATAACACAAATAGCAGCAAGAATAAAGTGATGGCACTAGAAGTAAAAAAGCATTACAACTGTACAATGCATGAAACATGGGAAAATATGCTTGCATGTGGATAAAAACTCAATTAACCAAGTGTTTCCAAGTATAATATTTCTCCAGCTTTCCACTAAATTTGGTATAGAAAATACAATGCACATTGCCCAGTGCAGTATCCAAAATGTTGTCGTGGTAAAAAGAAGGTGATAAATTTCTGTGGTAAATCAACAACGCTTTGCATGTTATCCAGCCTATTCATAGCGCAAGCATGCTGTTGGCTAAAATTCAGTCAAGAGGGTATTTCTCATGGCAAATTGTGTGCAAAATCTTACATCAAGCATAAATTGAAACACAGCTAAGTGATTATATGTAGTGTTAAATGGTGGTGACACAAGaaatttcttcttcattcacAAAAGACCACTAGATTATAAGGATAGTGACTGGATCCCAATTTAATACAAGACTAgaaccatacaaatgtttcaaaCATCAAAGTATCAAGCCAAGCTAGTTAGGTTTCATTGTTTTCCTCAATTATGCAAAGTCAAGAGCTCCAAAAATTGGACGGGTCAAGCCCAGtgcttattttgtttttttgttccAAAAAAACTGAGGTAAGTATGCACTGTAGCATATCCACTTTGAACACCTTACCTCCCCAGGAAACAAACCCCACATAGGATAAGTGATGAGAGATATTGAGTCATATATCAGACAAGAACTTAACAATAAAGGCTCATTAAACCCCTAACACAAAATGCGCCAACATGCATGCCCGGCATAGTCTAGAACATTAATCTTGCTTCAATTTGATTTGAACACCCTATCTCCCCAGAAAGCAAACCCTATATAGGATAAATGATGCAGTAGATATATCAGACAAAAACATCAATGGGTCCTTAAACCCTAACACAATATGTGCCGACATGAAGGGCAAAGTTGTATCTACAAGGTTGATCTTGTTTCACTTCAACATAAAGATAACTGTGCTAACTTGGGTAACACAGATGGAGGCCAGGAAGCGGGAGAAGCTGTGCATGGATCCATTGGTCATTGGTGGGGCCCAAATTTGCAGGTTCAGCTAAACTGCAAGGCACAGTATTAGATGGAAACAACTACTTGCGCACAGACATGAGCACACACTAGTTGAACAAAATCCCCTTATGATTCGATCCAGCAGACAGAAAGAGGTGACATTTCAACTATCCTTTGCAGAATCAGCACTAGACAGGTCAATCATGCTCACTTTCAATTGCCCAGCCACCACAATGCTACTCTAGGTTTTAGTTTGAAACCGTACTTGTAATTTGCTCATGGATATCTAAACAGTTGATCATCAACTCGAACGCAAAAGAGAGCGACGAGATCCGAGCGACTCACCGAGATCCCAGACTTGGAACTTGATGTTGTTGTACTGCACCGTCTCAACGTTGAACCCGATCGCTGCAGCAAGGCACCCACACGCCATCACATCAAATCCACCAAACCCAGCCTCACAAGAGAAATGCACAAGCAAGTTGGTAAATCAGAACCGTAACTCACTTGGGATCGTGGAGACGACCTCACCCATCTGCAGCCGATCTGCGGAAGCAGAACCATACTCACGGATCAGAATCGGGAACCAAACCGCAGATCCGGGTCGGACCCTCGGAGACTCGGGAAGGGAAAGCGGAAATGGGCGGGTTGCGCTTACAGAGTATGGTGGTCTTGCCAGCATTGTCGAGGCCGAGGACGAGGATGCGGGCCTCGCGGTTGCCAAAGACCGACGAGAAGAGCCGCGTGAACACGATGCCCATGGCTGTGCGGCGCGGCCCGACCTTGCGGCGGCGCTAGGGATTCAGGGCTCGGAGCTCGGGGACAGGTAGAGATCTGATCGGGGGAGGGAGGAAGGCGGGGAGATCTGCTGGGGAATACCGAAGACGAAGACGACTCCAGCAGGGGGGAAGGCGATGGCTGGTTTCGTTCGGTAGGGATTAGGGGAGAATCAAATGGAAATATAGCATCAAATTACTCCTCCTCCAATTCTTGAAgacgtattttattttgaaaaaattataaaaataaaattttgactgttatttttataatatattatcaattactATAAAATCAAAATTGTATTAAATGTTCTTTAAAATACAGATctattgaaatattttttatactaaacatgcatataagtTAACTAATTACCTATCAAAAActtataaagtttgatttttcaaagcaaaatatattttatattatattCTTGAACGGAAGGATTACCGTATAGGAAGAGCTCCTTTAGAGTTTTAGGACATTTTAACTTTTGAAAAAGTATCCTCTTCTTTTATTCTTACTTCTAATTATATGCATGGAACTATGTAAGCACTGTTCTCAAGTGATAAAAAAATCTGTTTTGATCGCACCATGCGCTTTGCTAGCGGTTGAAGCGAATGATGATCAGAAAGGAGGCGATATTGTTGGGCAACCTCGATCAACCTCGAGTCGATTTCAGATAAGAATTGGTAGTGATAACATTAAAGTGATTTTGGAGGTAGTCTTATAGAGACAGAGTCGAAGAGAAAGCCAATGATAAATATGAGAACCAAAGGTCTTGAAAGACACGTTGAAGGACCTGAGAATCCATCGGAGGCAACAAAAGAGGCTGAAGAGTTACTTGACAAAGGGGTGAAGACCTGAAGGCCCCATGTCTGTGCCGAAGACATAAACAACAAGCAAAGAATAATCGGAGAGCGAATGACCACATAAGGCAAAGTATAGGACCCAAGGGAGCAAGACCGAAGGAAAGCCCAAAGATAGCCAACCGTAGCGACAAAGGGTTGGctgatatatatacatgtggaCATGTGTCGGGTCCTGGAAGCGAATGACCACATAAGGCAAAGCATAGGACCCAAAGGGAGCAAGATCAAAGGAAAGCACAAAGATAGCCAACCGTAGCGACGAAGGTTGGctgatatatatacatgtggaCACATGTCAGATCATGAAATAATATAACAGTTGTAATAGTGTAGTGATTTTAATACCTATGAAATATTTTAAGAACATTTCAGAAAATAGGGACATTAACGTAATGATTATTAGAGTAGTTAAGGTAAGCTATATTAGTATTGTTCATTATGTTGATGGTATGAACTAGTTATATTAGTATTGTTCATTATGTTGATGGTATTGTTCATAAATACCCTTACTAGTTATGTGATGGTATGAATTATCAATATACCACAAAATACTAGTTCATTACTATGTAATTGCTCACTATATTAGTATTGTTCATTATGTTGCAATAGAGATCTCAAAAAGGCATATACTGACATCAAGGTGAGGTCATAGATAGATCATGCAACTAACGCTGTCTAAGAACCTCATTGTTGTCTCATGTAGGCGAAAGTTGTGGAAATGCTTTGGAGGTACCTGATCCTCCTCCTTGGGGTGTACATTGAAGAGTAGGTACCAACAAATTAGAGAAGGAATAAGTTAAAATTTGGTGTCTACTTGGACCATATCgctctatttgtttttttacagGCACCTCTCCACTACACGGTCTACTTTGAAGATTTTTTTGGTGTGAAATGAAGTCAAACTCTCGTCGGCTCCCTCCACCTATGGAATTTATGGGGAATGCTAAATTATTCGTGTGATTTTAAAAGACTTGATTCAACAATCTGTTGAAACTAATTCAACAATTTATGTGTGgatttattaaaataatatatttgaattgttgaaATAACACATTTAAATCCTTGCATTTTTCAAAAGGAAATCAAAATGCATTCGATGTGAATCTTATTTTATTGAATTAATTCTAAACAACATAGTGGTTACAACAACTTCTAAAACAGTTCGAAGTGTGAAATGAAAATTTCAAAACACATCCCACCACTGCCGGCCATGGCCAGTTGAAAGATGCAGTGCCAGACGATCGTCTGCCATACAAAATCTGGTGGTATGTGCATGCAAGTCCTTAGAGGATTTGTACAAATTCCGCCAATAACAATATGCATAGATGATAGATAcaaaatttgtataatattttctTATTATTTTGTGTTGAATTGATATAATTATTGTTCAGCTAACCCAGCCTCCTGATTAATTGCCAAGGGGACAAGATTTTTGTTTATTCTTGAATCTTGCAAATAGGGCAACTGCGCAAGAACCGCCTCAACTAGAATCGGTTGACAGAAGCATGGGGGCCATATTGGGTGACTATTCAATGCACGTACTGGTGGAATCAGCACAACTTTCATGTAGGGTCCACGGCTGATTACCTTCAAGAAATGGTGCAAAACTCTAATCCGCCGAAAATAAAGTAGACATGGATCTACATCATCCTAGAGGGAGGAACCAAGAAACGTAGCAAAGATTTTGTGCTGGAATTGAATATGTGTATTGTAGCTACATAAATAACTTTCATCCAATATTGATACGaacaattcaaatatgaagTCATTTAGTGACAAGttaccacccatcacttatgtgatTACTAATGAtagatcataagtgatggattatAATCATAACCTATCATTTATAACTTATCATAAATAACATATCGTAGTCTTAACCCGtcattaatattttttcacccgagtcATCCTAACGCAGGTCCATAGCTACTCACCACGGTTCACTTGCTgtttttcacactgtttttatAGACTATATTCTGTGGGAATCGAACCCAAGACCTCCCCTTATACGTGTAGTCACCTTATCacctcacctattacatagttatgatagaaatcgaatattttatccttttaactttcTTTACCGAAGGTCATGAGTGACGGATTAGAtctatgacccgtcactcatgACTAAATAGTGACTGGTCAAAATCTTTACCGAAGGTTATGAGTGACGAATCAGAACCGTGACCTATCACTCATGAATAAATATTGACAGGTtataatcttgacccgtcattaatgttcACATTCCTCAATTCTTAAATTGCCAGTTATCAAAGTCCAAATGGTGCAATTACATCAATTCATTCTTTTAAATGAGTTTAACTGTTTTAGAATCGGATTCACGGTGACTACCACTTCTTTCTCTTAGAtcatttgataggtgacccatAGCGTCTTTAATAAAACagatataacttttgcatatgaattctgattttgatattgttttactctacggacatctatagaaaaaagttacatccgtttctcccctaGTTTGTCGGGTTCAGCAAATTTTTTTAGACCAAATTCGgcatggaagattgagttcttgtcCTCTGAAGTTTTTGCACCGTTTTCATAACGCACATTTATGTCGATAGCTGCCACCtcttacatcaaatttgagaaaaatataacATAAATTGTTTTTGATATAACATAAATGGTTGTCCTGTTAAAAGATTAATTTGTTGTTCCCCTTTTCAATGTGTTGAAGTGGAGCATACATTGATCGACTCataggattttgaatttgaggaCATACTACGAGCATTGACGTTAAAGATCAGGAGCCAAATAAAGGAGGCCATGATATTTGCCTTGGATAATGCTGATGCAGTTGGGGAGGTACTGCTTACCTTATATTAGATTTGACCTAATAagttatatttctttttattcttcttttgtgTTGATGGGATAATGCTGCAGCTACAACCACATTGAGACCGATTAATAGCTTAATGGCTATGTGTTGACAACAATGAGGTTATGGACATGTGATCACGGTTGACTATCTATTCGAAGGATAACCATTGTGATGAGTGATaagatttgtatttttttaagaacaggAATGAATAAAAATATGAGCCAAATATTTATGAATACTGTTActagtgacgagtcacaatttaaccgtcactaataactggtcTACGATAACCTATCACTGATAatttgatcattagtgacggggtATAacttgactcatcactaattttTGGCTTAtgatgacccgtcaccgataagtcatcattagtgacgggtcataacttagtccgtcactaatgattaactACGATGACCCATCACCGATGAAtcgtcattagtaacgggtcacaaatataacctatcattattatcatcagtgacagatcatgttacgatctgtcactaatttcgtatttcatttgtctatttttcacgtagtatcTTTTCAATTTAAACTAAAAGCAACTGAGACCAATTATTTCAACACTGCTGAGTTAGAACCCTcccttattcaaattttaggGATTTGTGTGCGTATAAATTATAAATCACAAATAATTGTTGTTAAGATATTACAGTAAAAGGAAAGCTGCACTGCATTTTAACTAACAATGAAAAACGACTTTTGTAGAAACAGCTGGAAACCTGCTAATCTTGTATTGAAATAAAGGAGATAAATACAAGATTGCTACGAGGAAAATCAAAGGGTACCACTAATCATTCTCCTTTACTGAGCACACGTGTCCTGCACCTGCACCTCTCCCCGGCTCTACGAGTACACGTGTCCTGTACTGCTGCTTTCTACTGCTTTGTGTCTTCACAGCCGTTAGATCCCACGGTGTAGCTAATCGGGCCATAAAAAAACGTGGGAATAAGTCTATAGGACTCCAACTATCGTAGGTCGTCTACTCCACACCCCTACTTAACAAATTAGGTATTtagcattctttttttttaataccgTCTAATTAACTCTCTGAGCCAATTTTCTAGGGTGGTTTCACCTAGCTCGCACACCACGTCACTTTCTCTGCCTATGTGGCTGCCATGTCAGCCCCATAGTCAGCGTCCTCTCTCTCCCGTTCAACCGAGCAGAAGCCTTACGCAGCATGGCCACCGGAGATAGCCAGTCGCTTGTGGTGCCCAAGCACCGACCACTcttatcctcctcctctcccccccTCCCATGCATCTCCTTTgccgcagagagagagagagagagtagcacATGGAGATTGAGCCGCCATCGGACAAGACCACCAAGCGTCGAACGGAAACCAAAGAGGAAGGACCAGacctgtcacacccgattttataaagggataaaaaccagatgtaaaccacatgtataccagaatcaagtttcatacatgcagtgacttcatcagtgtatcacactaTGTTGACAACAATGAGGTTATGGACGGTgtgtgatacactaatgaagtcgttgcatgtatgaaacttgatcctgacatacatatgatttacatatggttttgtccctttataaaactgggtgtgacaagaTCCTCTGAGCCAGACCGGAGAGAAGCACTGTGGGAGGCCGCATGAAGCTTCACTGACATTCTCCCACGCGGATCTGGTCTTTTCCCGAGCGATTTGACATCCGCGTCGCTGTCTTTTCCAAGTCCAGAGACCACCTCATCGGCTTCGCCGATGCGCCACCCCTCTGCAGACTTGCCGCCCCAACCAAAGCCTTGGTGAGCAACACAATGTTCCCCTCTATCTTTTTCACGTACTGTTTGGCAGTCGGCTCGCCACCAGCGCACTCTTCACCAATGGACCGAGGAATAGCTGTGCTCGGTTCCCACAGAGGTCTGGGCCAACGTCGAGCTGGAGAGAATCCATCGCACACGGAAGCTAGGGTGAGACGTTGAggagctcaccgtgcagcggaaATGGACGAAGGAGCTCGACAGTTGGGGTCCACGGTGAGGCCGTGGAAGAGCTCACTgacggagaagaagaagacatgtGCGCCTCAATTCGGCAGGGAAGCAAGTGGAAAATGGTCGGAGGAGCTTCTAGCGAACCCCCTCTGCGCTCCTTGGGGTCTGACCGAGGTTGATCTATGCTCGAGCTCGCGGATTTGGCCAGCGCATGGTGAATGGCGGCGGTACGGTACTCTGTGTAGTGGAGAAAAGAGCTCGGCTCGGTGTGCTTGGTGGAGAGTGGGGGAGTGAGTGAGcagaggggagggagaagaggagatAAGGCCATGCATTCTCTCTCCCACGCGGGCGCTGCAACGATGAAGTGACAGTGGGCACAAACGCCCACGGCCGCATGACGTCGCAGCTCTGAGCGACAGATCAAGCGGAAAGGGGTGAGTAGCTGACATGTGGGACCTTTTGTGAACAGTGACCAGGCTCAATAATACATCT contains:
- the LOC133898912 gene encoding ADP-ribosylation factor 3; its protein translation is MGIVFTRLFSSVFGNREARILVLGLDNAGKTTILYRLQMGEVVSTIPTIGFNVETVQYNNIKFQVWDLGGQTSIRPYWRCYFPNTQAIIYVVDSSDTDRLVTAKEEFHAILEEDELKGAVVLVYANKQDLPGALDDAAITESLELHKIKSRQWAIFKTSAIKGEGLFEGLDWLSNALKSGSS